TTTATTTATTTTCCAAAATTGCTTTCTTTGGGTATTCCGCAATTAAATCCAAAACTTTGTCGGTGATTAATTCGGTTTCACGGCTACTACGCAGATGGCCATTGATTAAGAATGAAAAAACTATTTCCTCGCCGGCGTCTGTTGTAACATAACCGGAAAGTCCGCGGACATTTGAGATTGTGCCGGTTTTGGCCCGCACATTGCCTTCTGCTTTTGTGCCTCGCATGCGCCGTTTAAGTGTGCCGTCTACACCGGCAATCGGTTGGATTTCTTTCCAGGTTTCCCAGTGTTGGCTGTTTCGCATTCCTTTTAGAATTTTGACGATCTGGCGCGGGCTTATAAAATTATAGCGGGATAATCCAGAGCCATCACGATAGGCGTATGTTTTTGGTTCAATGCCAAAATCTTCTAATACTTTTTCAACCACTTCTTTGCCGTTGCCGAAAGAGCCCAAGCCGCTTTGTTGCCAGCCCATAGTTTTAACCATAGTCTCGGCATACATATTTTGGCTGCGCTTCATCAGACCTTTTAATATTTCTTTTAAGGGCGGCGACTTGTGTATTGCCAAAAGCTGTAGCTGTGTTGAATCTGCCTCAAAGCCCTCAATATCGTCACAATCCAATGCTTTGCCGCTTACAAGAATCCCTTTATCTTGCAAAGTTTCTTTCAAAACAGTTGTATAAAAAAGTGTCGGATTAAATATGGATGGAGAGCGCTCTAATGTATCGTTGCCGATGTGCACTAATCCTGAGATGATTAAATCATTTGTGCCAAAAGGCCGGTTTACACTTATGCGTGTTCTGCCGGAATCAGTGGCGGTAGTTTTGTTGATAATTGAAAAATAACTGCTGGGTACATTGGGGATTATTTCTACCGAATCCTGCACAGTTGCCGGTTGCACAATGTATAAATCCACATAATTTTCATTAAACTGCAACGCACCCGATTCCGCGGAATACCAGCTGTCCAAACCACTGTGCGTCCAGCCCATGCCATAACCGTAATCATCAAAAGCATTGTCATCGCCGATGATATTACCCTCAATTTTAGTGATGCCAATTTGCAGCAAAGTATCGGCCCAGTTAAAAAAAGGCGTACGCGAATCATCAAAAAAACGAGTGTAAAAAGTAGGATCCCCATTTCCTTTTACGATCAAATCGCCTTTTAAAACAGAGTCTTCAATTTCACCTTTATAATAAAGCCCACTCTCAAACATGAAATCCGGCCCAAGGGTGATAAGAGCTGCAGCCGATGTTGGGATTTTTTCATTGGAAGCAGGCATAAACATTTTGTCGGCATTTTGCTGATACCAGATTTGGTCATCATCCAGAGATTGGATTAAGACGCCCCAATGGGCATGGGCAAACAAAGAATCCTGAAATTTCTCGTCAATCAGACTTTGCGTCTCTTCATAGGAATAAAACTTGGATGTGCTTGTACAGGCGTTGAAAATTAGTGCTATTATGAGAAAGAGCAGGGTGTTTTTCATTTTCAGTTTTCCTTAAAGAAAGGGTTGTGCTTTTACTATTTAAACAATTTACTTCTAATATCATTGATAAAATCAGCTTTTACCCAGTAGAAATCATGATCTCTGCCAAAGAAAAGATATTTCCCATCAGGAGTAATAAAGGGACTTGTTTCATTCTTTTTTGTGTTAATCTTATTTCCAATATTTTGTGGAACAGTCCAGCTGCCATCCTGTTTTTTAAATATAACATATAAATCTTTTTTATAGCTTTTTGGGGGCCGTGCAGCAAAAATCATTAAACTATCATTTGGGTATACAAATGGATGTGAGCCTTTAGTATGCGGATTTAGTCTTTTTGATTTCGTATATAAATCATTTTGAAATTTATATTGAATGAGTCCTGAATCATAGGCATTTCCGTTACTTGCAAATGTTATTGCGTGAATTGCTTTTTTTGATGCTATCTCTGTAAAGGGTTTTGGCTTTCCCCAGTTTCCATCTTGTCTCTCAGAAACCCACATGTTTGAAGGTAGAGATGAACCTTTTAATGGCCGCATAGAACTAAAATAAATCTTTTGTCCGTCTGGAGAAAAGCAAGGTTCGCCCTCAACAAATGAACTTGAAAAAGGAGCTATATAAGGCTTGCTCCATTCGCCATTTTTAGACTGTTTAACCAACATGATATTACCATGCCTGGCAAAAAGCATTTCCTTTCCGGAAGGGGATATCTCGAAATTGAATTCATCTTCACTTGTTGAAATTGAGCCGGCGCCAAATTTGATTGGATCTTGTTGAGGTGGTTTTTCTCCCATATAGTTACAGGAATAATTTTGCATCAAACTTTCTGACCCGTTTTGAGCAAAACAGGTAAAATAGAAAGAAATAATTATTAGGAAAACGGTTAAAATATTCTTCATTTCATTAATCCTTTATTGGAAAACAAAGGTATGTATTAAAGTTTCAATGAGATTACTGATTTTTTTATTCTATTTGTCTTCATTCTCTGCATCCAGTTCTTCAACTACAGAGAGGATCCAACGAATCACTTTGTCACTAAGATATTTTGATAAGCGGGCTTTTCTTTGGGCCGTTTTTAATATATTTATATTTTTATAACCCATCTTTTTTTCAGTGGCGCGCTCAATATAATCACCCCATTCTTCTTCGGAAAGCTGGTCAAAAAGATGGTGCATCATGTCTAAATCATAAGGATCCGATAAATCGTATTCTGCCAATGTATAACTCCTTTAAAGTCTCAATTCCGGTTTTTATTATGGGGTATTCGTATGGCTCATAATTTGTATTATTTGAAGATAAAATCCTAATCTACCTTTACGGTTGAGAAGGGATTTTGTTATCAGGGATGTAAAAAATATAATTGTAAAACTAAGAAGATTTGGAAGAGTGGTTTTGTGTAAATTTATTTTTTGGGCAGCTTTTTTCGGATATAAATTTCTTTCTCTACGATTGCCACGATATCATTATCTGTATCTTTTATTTCTAACAAAAATTTTGGAAGATATTTCTCGCCGTTTTTTGTATTGTCTTTGATTTCCTGAAGATTTTCATTAGAGATTTTTATGACAGACGATACTTTTTTTTGGGTGGCTTTAATAAATTTGATGCTGGCCGATTTATCCCAAACCAGGTACTCCTTTCCAAGCAATCGCATTAAAAGAAGCATTAAATGTGGATCAACCATGGAGTAAAGGCTGCCGCCAAAGTGTGTGCCAACAGCATTGCGGTTATACCAGCGACAGACCATTGAGACGTGTAGCTCTTTCCAATCTTCAGCGATATACTCAACTTTTACACCTGCTCCAAGATAGGGCGGATATAAATTGATAATATGTTTAAAAAGTTTGGACGAAACATTCATTTAAATAAAATCCGGATCGGTTTGTTTTTTTGGGCATAATCAATATTGTTGGCATGTTTCAGGATTATTTGGCTACTTTTATAAATCTTCTTTAGACAATAGTTGTTTTCCGTGGCGAACTGTTAAGACTAAGGAACTATACGACCTGTTTTTGGAAACCCCGAAACTTTGTCAACTGATTCAAAAATTGAATCAATCTATTTTAACACTGCAGATGGTTTGTCTTGAGAAATATAATCAGCAATCTCAGAGATTCGTACTAATGAAAGGGGAGACCAGATAATTTTCATCCGGAATATCTTTCATGTATTCTTTTTCTTGCCTCTAAATGCCCAATTCCTTTTCCTTCATCAAGCTGTTTTTCGGCAAGTTGCACATCTTGAAGAATTTCAATTTTATCAAGTAATGATTGATATTTTTTTACATCCAACAGAACAGCAGAACTTTTTCCATGTTGTGTTATTATTAAAGGGCGCTGTGTTTCTTTTACTTGTTTTACCAAAGCCGCTGT
The genomic region above belongs to Calditrichota bacterium and contains:
- the dacB gene encoding D-alanyl-D-alanine carboxypeptidase/D-alanyl-D-alanine-endopeptidase, whose protein sequence is MKNTLLFLIIALIFNACTSTSKFYSYEETQSLIDEKFQDSLFAHAHWGVLIQSLDDDQIWYQQNADKMFMPASNEKIPTSAAALITLGPDFMFESGLYYKGEIEDSVLKGDLIVKGNGDPTFYTRFFDDSRTPFFNWADTLLQIGITKIEGNIIGDDNAFDDYGYGMGWTHSGLDSWYSAESGALQFNENYVDLYIVQPATVQDSVEIIPNVPSSYFSIINKTTATDSGRTRISVNRPFGTNDLIISGLVHIGNDTLERSPSIFNPTLFYTTVLKETLQDKGILVSGKALDCDDIEGFEADSTQLQLLAIHKSPPLKEILKGLMKRSQNMYAETMVKTMGWQQSGLGSFGNGKEVVEKVLEDFGIEPKTYAYRDGSGLSRYNFISPRQIVKILKGMRNSQHWETWKEIQPIAGVDGTLKRRMRGTKAEGNVRAKTGTISNVRGLSGYVTTDAGEEIVFSFLINGHLRSSRETELITDKVLDLIAEYPKKAILENK
- a CDS encoding DUF4442 domain-containing protein, which encodes MNVSSKLFKHIINLYPPYLGAGVKVEYIAEDWKELHVSMVCRWYNRNAVGTHFGGSLYSMVDPHLMLLLMRLLGKEYLVWDKSASIKFIKATQKKVSSVIKISNENLQEIKDNTKNGEKYLPKFLLEIKDTDNDIVAIVEKEIYIRKKLPKK
- a CDS encoding type II toxin-antitoxin system Phd/YefM family antitoxin yields the protein MGQINLEQDIKPLSEFRANTAALVKQVKETQRPLIITQHGKSSAVLLDVKKYQSLLDKIEILQDVQLAEKQLDEGKGIGHLEARKRIHERYSG